A portion of the bacterium genome contains these proteins:
- the rplR gene encoding 50S ribosomal protein L18, giving the protein MGRLREKHESLARRKLRVRHKISGSAERPRLSVRRSLKHIHAQIIDDEAGVTLAAATSLEKGLATEGTGNIAGAAAVGKVLAERARAKGVASVVFDRGGRPYHGRIKALADAAREGGLDF; this is encoded by the coding sequence ATGGGCAGGTTGAGAGAGAAGCACGAGAGTCTGGCGCGACGCAAGTTGCGCGTCCGCCACAAGATCAGCGGGTCGGCCGAGCGCCCGCGGCTGAGCGTCCGCCGGAGCCTGAAGCACATCCACGCCCAGATCATTGACGATGAGGCGGGCGTGACGCTGGCGGCGGCGACGTCGCTGGAGAAGGGCCTGGCGACCGAGGGTACGGGCAACATCGCCGGGGCTGCGGCGGTCGGCAAGGTGCTCGCCGAGCGGGCCCGGGCCAAGGGTGTGGCCAGCGTGGTGTTCGACCGGGGCGGCCGGCCGTACCATGGCCGGATCAAGGCCCTGGCGGATGCAGCGCGCGAGGGCGGACTAGACTTTTAG
- the rpsD gene encoding 30S ribosomal protein S4: MARYRDAVCRICRREGGQLYLKGQKCYGPKCTVQKKSYPPGQGGEARAQRRRPTDYGLQLRQKQRMRAIYGLLEKQFRRYVAAAMRAGGVTGEVLMQLLERRLDNVVYRAGLAASRAEARQLVTHAHFTVNDILVNVPSYQVRAGDVVKVKESDRQASPFKELKAAASRPIPEWLNVAYETFSVTVNAIPTREQIDTEVDEQQVVEFYSR, from the coding sequence ATGGCCAGATATCGAGATGCAGTATGCCGGATCTGCCGGCGTGAAGGCGGGCAGTTGTACCTGAAGGGTCAGAAGTGCTATGGCCCCAAGTGCACGGTGCAGAAGAAGAGCTACCCGCCCGGACAGGGCGGCGAGGCTCGGGCCCAGCGCCGGCGGCCCACCGACTATGGGCTGCAGCTGCGCCAGAAGCAGCGGATGCGCGCGATCTATGGCCTGCTGGAGAAGCAGTTCCGGCGGTACGTCGCCGCGGCCATGCGCGCCGGTGGCGTGACGGGCGAGGTGCTGATGCAGCTCCTGGAGCGGCGCCTGGACAACGTCGTCTACCGCGCCGGCCTCGCGGCCAGCCGCGCCGAGGCGCGCCAGCTCGTCACCCACGCGCACTTCACCGTGAACGACATCCTGGTCAATGTGCCGTCGTACCAGGTGCGCGCCGGGGACGTCGTCAAGGTCAAGGAGAGCGACCGGCAGGCGAGCCCGTTCAAGGAACTCAAGGCCGCTGCCAGCCGCCCGATTCCTGAGTGGCTCAACGTGGCCTACGAGACCTTCAGCGTCACCGTGAACGCCATCCCGACCCGCGAACAGATTGACACCGAAGTGGACGAGCAGCAGGTCGTGGAGTTCTACTCGCGGTAG
- the rplF gene encoding 50S ribosomal protein L6: MSRIGKQPIPIPKGVQVTVAAGNEVTVKGPSGELKDTFSPDLTISVEEGQVLVARPSDVRQHRSLHGLTRSLLANMVTGVTEGFSKRLEIQGVGYRAEKQGNGLLLRLGFSHPVVVEPRPGITLEVEGTTNIIIKGADKQAVGQTAAEIRKLRKVEPYRGKGVRYAGEIVRRKAGKSKAGG; encoded by the coding sequence ATGTCAAGAATTGGCAAGCAGCCGATCCCCATCCCCAAGGGCGTGCAGGTCACGGTCGCCGCGGGGAACGAGGTCACCGTCAAGGGGCCGAGCGGGGAACTCAAGGACACCTTCAGTCCCGACCTGACCATCAGCGTCGAGGAGGGGCAGGTGCTGGTCGCCCGCCCGAGCGACGTGCGGCAGCACCGGTCCCTGCACGGCCTGACGCGTTCCCTGCTGGCCAACATGGTCACCGGTGTGACCGAGGGGTTCAGCAAGCGCCTGGAGATCCAGGGCGTCGGCTACCGCGCCGAGAAGCAGGGGAACGGGCTGCTGCTGCGCCTGGGCTTCTCTCATCCCGTGGTGGTCGAGCCGCGGCCCGGCATCACGCTGGAGGTCGAGGGCACGACCAACATCATCATCAAGGGCGCCGACAAGCAGGCCGTGGGCCAAACCGCGGCGGAGATCCGGAAGCTGCGCAAGGTCGAGCCGTACCGCGGCAAGGGCGTGCGCTATGCCGGCGAGATCGTTCGCCGCAAGGCCGGGAAGAGCAAGGCCGGCGGGTAG
- a CDS encoding DNA-directed RNA polymerase subunit alpha codes for MLAGLNPKVHPLELTDTYGRFAIEPLERGYGDTLGNAFRRVLLAHIEGAAVTDVRIDGALHEFTTLKGIVEDATEIILNIRELAIKVLPAEGEEAEEDIVLHLSAKGAGEVLAADIQTPPHVEIINPELHILEIANDKSGINIDLWVRRGVGYVPTEERDRSQTPLDVIPVDAVFSPVSRANYRVEPTRLGSRTDLDRLVIEIWGNGTLSPEAALHQAARHLRDYIAIFLGPAVDAGLAPVEVMGEEEEVRNKILDTPIEDVEFSVRTFNCLKKESINTLGELVQRTETDLLNIRNFGKRSLEEVLEKLAQSELSLKGGAAG; via the coding sequence ATGCTAGCAGGCTTGAACCCCAAGGTGCATCCGCTGGAGTTGACCGACACGTACGGCCGGTTCGCTATCGAGCCTCTGGAACGAGGCTATGGGGACACGCTGGGCAACGCCTTCCGGCGCGTGCTGCTGGCCCACATCGAGGGGGCGGCAGTCACCGACGTGCGCATCGATGGCGCCCTGCACGAGTTCACCACGCTCAAGGGCATCGTCGAGGACGCCACGGAGATCATCCTGAACATCCGCGAGCTGGCGATCAAGGTGCTGCCGGCCGAGGGCGAAGAGGCGGAAGAGGACATCGTGCTGCACCTGAGCGCCAAGGGCGCTGGCGAGGTGCTGGCCGCGGACATCCAGACGCCGCCGCACGTGGAGATCATCAACCCGGAGTTGCACATCCTGGAGATCGCCAACGACAAGTCCGGGATCAACATTGACCTGTGGGTACGGCGGGGCGTTGGCTACGTGCCGACCGAAGAGCGCGACCGGTCGCAGACGCCGCTGGATGTCATCCCCGTGGACGCCGTGTTCTCGCCGGTCTCGCGCGCGAACTACCGGGTCGAGCCGACGCGTCTGGGCAGCCGCACCGACCTGGACCGGCTGGTCATCGAGATCTGGGGCAACGGGACGTTGAGCCCGGAGGCGGCGCTGCACCAGGCCGCGCGGCACCTGCGCGACTACATCGCCATCTTCCTGGGCCCGGCCGTGGACGCCGGCCTCGCGCCCGTCGAGGTCATGGGCGAGGAAGAGGAAGTCCGCAACAAGATCCTCGACACGCCCATCGAGGATGTGGAGTTCTCGGTGCGCACCTTCAACTGCCTGAAGAAGGAGAGCATCAACACGCTGGGCGAGTTGGTGCAGCGGACCGAGACCGACCTGTTGAACATCCGGAACTTCGGCAAGCGTTCGCTCGAAGAGGTGCTGGAGAAGCTGGCGCAGTCCGAACTCAGTCTCAAGGGCGGCGCGGCGGGCTAG
- the rpsH gene encoding 30S ribosomal protein S8 — protein sequence MKQAANTETAGVKGTGVLCDPIADMLTRIRNAAQARHANVKVPVSKMKREIAKILHEEGYIRGFQLVGKGQSLRIRLKYNANREPVLRGLKRVSKPGRRVYVPKDKLPRVFGGLGIAIVSTSEGIMTARDARKRGIGGEVIGYVW from the coding sequence ATGAAACAGGCAGCCAACACTGAAACCGCGGGCGTCAAGGGCACGGGCGTGCTCTGCGACCCGATTGCCGACATGCTGACTCGCATTCGCAACGCCGCGCAGGCCCGCCACGCCAACGTGAAGGTGCCGGTCTCGAAGATGAAGCGCGAGATCGCCAAGATCCTCCACGAGGAAGGCTACATCCGCGGCTTCCAGCTCGTCGGCAAGGGCCAGAGCCTGCGCATTCGCCTGAAGTACAACGCGAACCGCGAGCCGGTCTTGCGCGGCCTCAAGCGCGTGAGCAAGCCCGGGCGGCGGGTATACGTGCCCAAGGATAAGTTGCCGCGCGTGTTCGGTGGACTGGGCATCGCCATCGTGTCCACGAGCGAGGGCATCATGACCGCGCGCGACGCCCGGAAGCGCGGCATCGGCGGCGAGGTCATCGGGTACGTGTGGTAG
- the rplO gene encoding 50S ribosomal protein L15, which yields MKLGQLSRASGKLKKSKRIGRGMGSGHGLYAGRGIKGQNSRGHGVRPGFEGGQNPLYMRIPKLRGTSNKAHNIGIFRADHSVLNTGHLERLDAGTVVTPELVQQLGWVKKMGKKGLKILGQGDLTKALTVHCHAVSDSARAKIEAAGGSVEVIVG from the coding sequence ATGAAGCTAGGACAACTCAGCCGGGCTTCCGGCAAGCTGAAGAAGAGCAAGCGCATCGGTCGCGGGATGGGTTCGGGCCACGGCCTGTATGCCGGCCGCGGCATCAAGGGCCAGAACTCCCGCGGTCACGGCGTGCGCCCCGGCTTTGAGGGCGGCCAGAACCCGCTGTACATGCGCATCCCGAAGCTGCGTGGCACCTCGAACAAGGCCCACAACATCGGGATCTTCCGCGCCGACCACAGCGTGCTGAACACCGGCCACCTCGAGCGGCTGGATGCGGGCACCGTAGTGACGCCGGAGCTGGTGCAGCAGCTGGGCTGGGTCAAGAAGATGGGCAAGAAGGGTCTCAAGATCCTCGGCCAGGGCGACCTGACCAAGGCCCTGACGGTTCACTGCCATGCGGTCAGCGACAGCGCTCGCGCCAAGATCGAGGCGGCGGGCGGCAGCGTTGAGGTGATCGTCGGATGA
- the rpsM gene encoding 30S ribosomal protein S13 — MPRIVGVDVPRDKRVEIALTYIYGIGDTTAKRIVAQAGIDPETRMRDITEDEAARLRDIIENNYVIEGDKRREVASNIQRLVEIGTYRGMRHRRGLPVNGQRTRTNARTRKGRRKTVAGKKKALRKT; from the coding sequence GTGCCACGAATTGTAGGCGTTGACGTCCCCAGGGACAAACGGGTCGAGATCGCACTGACCTACATCTACGGGATCGGCGACACGACCGCCAAGCGGATCGTCGCCCAGGCCGGCATTGATCCCGAGACCCGTATGCGCGACATCACCGAGGACGAGGCCGCGCGGCTGCGCGACATCATCGAGAACAACTACGTGATCGAGGGTGACAAGCGCCGCGAGGTGGCGTCGAACATCCAGCGGTTGGTGGAGATCGGCACCTACCGGGGCATGCGGCACCGCCGCGGGCTGCCGGTGAATGGGCAGCGCACTCGCACCAACGCGCGGACGCGCAAGGGTCGGCGCAAGACCGTGGCCGGGAAGAAGAAGGCACTGCGCAAGACGTAG
- the rplQ gene encoding 50S ribosomal protein L17: MKDHRRLGRPTDQRLALLRGLVASLFRHNHIKTTLIKAKEARRVADQLITLAKRGDLSARRQVLRTIPDPRLVGHLFEEIAPRFGKREGGYTRIIPAGQRRGDAAQMAILELSE, translated from the coding sequence CTGAAGGATCATCGCCGGCTGGGCCGGCCCACCGACCAGCGGCTCGCGCTGCTGCGCGGACTGGTCGCCAGCCTGTTCCGGCATAACCACATCAAGACGACACTGATCAAGGCCAAGGAAGCCCGCCGCGTGGCCGACCAACTCATCACGTTGGCCAAGCGAGGCGACCTGTCGGCGCGCCGCCAGGTCCTGCGCACCATTCCGGACCCGCGCCTGGTCGGCCACCTGTTCGAGGAGATCGCGCCCCGGTTCGGCAAGCGGGAGGGCGGCTACACCCGGATCATCCCCGCCGGGCAGCGGCGCGGCGACGCGGCACAGATGGCCATCCTGGAGCTGTCCGAGTAG
- the rpmJ gene encoding 50S ribosomal protein L36 — MKVSASVKKRCDKCKIVRRHGVIRVICDNPRHKQRQG, encoded by the coding sequence ATGAAAGTATCGGCATCCGTCAAGAAGCGTTGCGACAAGTGCAAGATCGTCCGGCGTCATGGCGTCATTCGGGTTATCTGCGATAACCCCCGCCACAAGCAGCGCCAGGGCTAA
- the secY gene encoding preprotein translocase subunit SecY produces the protein MKQRLAALAAALRLPDIRQRIFFVMAMFGVYVACAHVPLPGVNLEALQNLFQGGNVFELFNTFVGGSLKRFSVLSLGIMPYINASIIMQLLVMAVPQLEKLQKEGEYGQKKINAWTKYMTVILAFIQAAGMITYFRAAGAYQGGVFETIFGVLMMTAGTSFLMWLGDMITTKGIGQGVSLIIFAGIMTTIPQQVAQTVVLYRGQQIGIANIAVLVLIFTVTIYGIVKVTKAQRKIPVQYAKRVKGNKVYGGTTTFLPLRVNQAGVIPIIFAISVVLFPATIAQFLDNPGFVGGVARALSFLHVTEDGVRNAISSMKDFTTPGHNWFASLLYFLMVVVFTYFYTAVTFNPEQIAENLQKNGGAVPGIRPGERTRDYLDRILYRITLAGALFLGVIALMQYYVGDITKVTTFGLVGGTSLLIVVGVALDTMEQIEAQLLMRHYKGFLG, from the coding sequence ATGAAACAGCGACTCGCGGCTCTCGCTGCGGCGTTGCGGCTGCCGGACATCCGCCAGCGCATTTTCTTCGTCATGGCCATGTTCGGGGTTTATGTGGCGTGCGCGCATGTGCCGCTGCCGGGCGTTAACCTGGAGGCGCTGCAGAACCTGTTCCAGGGCGGCAACGTCTTCGAGCTGTTCAACACCTTCGTCGGTGGGTCGCTGAAGCGCTTCTCGGTGCTGTCGCTGGGTATCATGCCGTACATCAATGCCTCCATCATCATGCAGTTGCTGGTGATGGCCGTCCCGCAGCTCGAGAAGCTGCAAAAAGAGGGCGAGTACGGGCAGAAGAAGATCAACGCCTGGACCAAGTACATGACGGTGATCCTGGCCTTCATCCAGGCCGCCGGCATGATCACGTACTTCCGGGCCGCCGGAGCCTACCAGGGCGGGGTCTTCGAGACGATCTTTGGCGTCCTGATGATGACGGCCGGCACCTCCTTCCTGATGTGGCTCGGTGACATGATCACCACCAAGGGCATCGGGCAGGGCGTGTCGCTCATCATCTTCGCCGGCATCATGACCACGATCCCGCAGCAGGTCGCGCAGACGGTGGTGCTGTACCGGGGCCAGCAGATCGGCATTGCCAACATCGCCGTGCTGGTGTTGATCTTCACGGTCACGATCTACGGCATCGTGAAGGTGACCAAGGCCCAGCGCAAGATCCCCGTGCAGTACGCCAAGCGGGTCAAGGGCAACAAGGTGTATGGCGGGACCACGACGTTCCTGCCGCTGCGCGTGAACCAGGCGGGCGTGATCCCGATCATCTTCGCAATCTCGGTCGTGCTCTTCCCGGCGACCATCGCGCAGTTCCTGGACAACCCGGGGTTCGTCGGCGGCGTGGCGCGCGCTCTGAGCTTCCTGCACGTCACCGAAGACGGCGTGCGCAATGCCATCAGCAGCATGAAGGACTTCACCACACCCGGCCACAACTGGTTCGCGTCGCTGCTGTACTTCCTGATGGTCGTGGTGTTCACGTACTTCTACACGGCGGTCACGTTCAACCCCGAACAGATCGCCGAGAACCTGCAGAAGAATGGTGGGGCCGTGCCTGGCATCCGCCCGGGCGAGCGGACCCGCGACTACCTGGACCGGATTCTGTACCGCATCACGCTGGCGGGTGCCCTGTTCCTGGGCGTCATCGCCCTGATGCAGTACTACGTGGGCGACATCACCAAGGTGACGACCTTCGGCCTGGTGGGTGGTACGTCGCTGCTGATCGTGGTCGGCGTGGCGCTGGACACGATGGAGCAGATCGAGGCGCAGCTCTTGATGCGGCATTACAAGGGGTTCCTGGGCTAA
- the truA gene encoding tRNA pseudouridine(38-40) synthase TruA — MRHVRLVVQYDGTDYAGFQVQPDRPTVQGTLEEALGKLLNEAVRVAGAGRTDAGVHAEGQVVSFTTDNVIPLERIVPALNALLPPQVVALCAEEAPPGFHPRFGARRKEYRYRILNRELPSPFEGRFAWHIPEPLDVTAMQAAAAELVGEHDFAAFCAAGGAARTSVREVLELSVERHGELIEITVLGNGFLYMMVRIIVGTLVEVGRGRTSPARVREILESRDRTQAGPTAPPRGLALIRVEY; from the coding sequence ATGCGGCATGTGCGCCTGGTGGTTCAGTATGACGGCACCGATTACGCCGGCTTCCAGGTGCAGCCGGACCGGCCCACGGTGCAGGGGACGCTGGAAGAGGCGCTGGGCAAGCTGCTGAACGAGGCCGTGCGTGTCGCCGGCGCGGGTCGGACCGACGCGGGGGTGCACGCCGAGGGCCAGGTCGTTTCCTTTACAACCGATAACGTCATTCCGCTGGAGCGGATCGTGCCGGCGCTCAATGCGCTGCTGCCGCCGCAGGTGGTGGCCCTCTGCGCCGAGGAGGCGCCGCCGGGGTTCCACCCGCGCTTCGGGGCGCGCCGCAAGGAGTACCGCTACCGCATCCTGAACCGCGAGTTGCCCTCGCCGTTCGAGGGACGCTTCGCCTGGCACATCCCCGAGCCACTGGATGTGACGGCGATGCAGGCAGCGGCGGCCGAGTTGGTGGGCGAGCATGACTTTGCCGCCTTCTGCGCCGCCGGCGGCGCGGCCCGGACCTCGGTCCGCGAGGTGCTGGAGCTGTCGGTGGAGCGGCATGGCGAGCTGATCGAGATCACGGTGCTGGGCAACGGCTTCCTGTACATGATGGTGCGCATCATCGTCGGGACGCTGGTGGAGGTCGGGCGAGGGCGGACTTCGCCGGCACGCGTGCGCGAGATCTTGGAGAGCCGGGACCGCACCCAGGCCGGGCCAACGGCCCCGCCGCGGGGCCTGGCGCTGATAAGAGTGGAGTACTAG
- the infA gene encoding translation initiation factor IF-1 produces MRVLGNVVEKLPNAQFRVELQNGHEVLAHVSGKIRMRFIKVMAGDRVTVELSPYDLTRGRITWLHK; encoded by the coding sequence ATTCGCGTGTTGGGCAATGTGGTGGAGAAGCTCCCCAATGCGCAGTTCCGCGTGGAACTGCAGAACGGTCACGAAGTCCTGGCGCATGTCTCCGGCAAGATCCGCATGCGGTTCATCAAGGTCATGGCGGGGGACCGCGTGACGGTGGAGCTGTCGCCTTACGATCTGACCCGCGGCCGCATCACGTGGCTGCACAAGTAG
- a CDS encoding adenylate kinase, with amino-acid sequence MAQTNLILLGPPGAGKGTQAEQLVNDYGAVHVSTGDMLRAAVKNGTELGLQAKQFMDAGELVPDSLVIGIVKERLAAADIQEHGVLLDGFPRTIPQAEALGQAMAELSMSPAVVINLSVPDEVLVRRLSGRRMCRGCGAIYNVDRDGIDVGDKCASCGGEIYQRDDDCAEAIQERLHVYQRQTAPLIEYYEAQGNLLAIDGNGDRETVGGRVDAALAARDIGKCS; translated from the coding sequence ATGGCACAGACCAACCTGATCCTGCTGGGGCCGCCCGGGGCGGGCAAGGGCACCCAGGCCGAGCAGCTTGTGAATGACTACGGCGCCGTGCACGTTTCGACCGGCGACATGCTGCGCGCGGCAGTGAAGAACGGCACGGAGCTCGGCCTGCAGGCCAAGCAGTTCATGGATGCCGGCGAGTTGGTGCCCGACAGTCTGGTCATCGGCATCGTCAAGGAGCGGCTGGCGGCTGCGGACATCCAGGAGCACGGGGTACTGCTGGACGGGTTCCCGCGCACCATCCCGCAGGCCGAGGCGCTGGGGCAAGCCATGGCGGAGCTGAGCATGAGCCCGGCCGTCGTCATCAACCTGTCCGTGCCCGACGAAGTGCTCGTGCGGCGGCTGTCGGGGCGGCGCATGTGCCGGGGTTGCGGGGCCATCTATAATGTGGACCGCGATGGCATAGACGTCGGCGACAAGTGCGCCTCGTGCGGCGGGGAGATCTACCAGCGCGACGACGACTGCGCCGAGGCCATCCAGGAGCGGCTGCATGTGTACCAGCGGCAGACCGCGCCGCTGATCGAGTATTACGAAGCGCAGGGCAACCTGTTGGCAATTGACGGGAACGGCGACCGGGAGACAGTCGGCGGGCGTGTGGACGCCGCCCTGGCCGCGCGCGACATCGGGAAGTGCAGTTAG
- a CDS encoding type Z 30S ribosomal protein S14 — protein sequence MAKKSWIAKQKRPQKFSTRVYNRCMLCGRRRGYLREFGMCRICFRENALSGNIPGVRKSSW from the coding sequence TTGGCCAAGAAATCCTGGATCGCCAAACAGAAGCGGCCTCAGAAGTTTTCGACGCGCGTCTACAATCGCTGCATGCTCTGCGGCCGGCGGCGGGGGTACCTGCGGGAGTTCGGCATGTGCCGGATCTGCTTCCGTGAGAACGCCCTGTCGGGCAACATTCCCGGCGTCCGAAAATCCAGTTGGTAG
- the rpmD gene encoding 50S ribosomal protein L30, translating into MADQKIKVTLTRSLICQKPKLRKTAEALGLRRPNQSVLLPDTADVRGMLKVVEHMVAVEPA; encoded by the coding sequence GTGGCTGACCAGAAGATCAAAGTGACCCTGACCCGCAGCCTGATCTGCCAGAAGCCGAAGCTGCGCAAGACGGCCGAGGCCCTGGGCCTGCGGCGGCCGAACCAGAGCGTGCTGCTGCCGGACACGGCGGATGTGCGCGGGATGCTTAAGGTCGTCGAGCACATGGTGGCCGTGGAGCCGGCGTAG
- the rpsK gene encoding 30S ribosomal protein S11, with protein sequence MRQQRQQSRGPKKVRRQVPYGRVSIKSSFNNTIISIADQEGNVLVWASAGTIGFSGTKKGTPFAAQQAAESCARRAQEYGMSRVDVFVKGPGSGRETAIRALQATGLEVVNIKDVTPVPHNGCRPPKRRRV encoded by the coding sequence ATGCGACAGCAGAGGCAGCAGTCCCGCGGGCCCAAGAAAGTCAGACGGCAGGTGCCGTACGGCCGGGTCAGCATCAAGTCATCGTTCAACAACACCATCATCAGCATCGCCGATCAGGAAGGCAACGTACTGGTGTGGGCGAGCGCCGGCACGATCGGCTTCTCGGGCACCAAGAAGGGCACGCCCTTCGCCGCCCAGCAGGCCGCTGAGAGTTGCGCCCGGCGGGCGCAGGAATACGGCATGAGCCGCGTGGACGTCTTCGTCAAGGGGCCCGGCTCGGGCCGCGAGACCGCCATCCGTGCGCTGCAGGCCACCGGCCTCGAAGTCGTCAACATCAAGGACGTCACGCCTGTCCCGCACAATGGCTGCCGCCCGCCGAAGCGGCGCCGCGTGTAG
- the rplE gene encoding 50S ribosomal protein L5 codes for MPRLKDRYDKEILPALMERFGYKNVWEAPRLEKISVNMGVGAARENADVLDAAARELTTIVGQKVVITRAKKSISAFAIRKGMPIGCRVTLRGDRMWEFADRLLSIALPRIRDFRGVSRNAFDGRGNYSFGLDDQLIFPELGYDDIERQRGMEITIVTTARTDEEARALLEMLGVPFVRTQAA; via the coding sequence ATGCCCAGGCTGAAAGACCGATACGACAAAGAGATCCTACCGGCGCTCATGGAGCGGTTCGGCTACAAGAACGTGTGGGAAGCCCCGCGCCTGGAGAAGATCAGCGTGAACATGGGTGTCGGCGCGGCGCGCGAGAACGCGGACGTGCTGGACGCAGCGGCCAGGGAACTGACGACGATCGTCGGCCAGAAGGTTGTCATCACGCGGGCCAAGAAGTCCATCTCGGCCTTCGCCATCCGCAAGGGCATGCCGATCGGCTGCCGCGTGACGCTGCGGGGCGACCGCATGTGGGAGTTCGCCGACCGGCTGCTGTCCATCGCGCTGCCCCGCATCCGCGACTTCCGCGGCGTGTCGCGTAACGCATTTGACGGGCGCGGGAACTACTCGTTCGGGCTCGACGACCAGTTGATCTTCCCCGAGCTGGGCTACGATGACATCGAGCGGCAGCGCGGGATGGAGATCACGATCGTGACGACGGCACGGACGGACGAGGAAGCGCGGGCGCTGCTGGAGATGCTGGGCGTGCCGTTCGTCCGGACCCAGGCGGCGTAG
- the rplX gene encoding 50S ribosomal protein L24 — MHVKQGDEVLVIAGKDRSRKGRVRRGKVLEVRPDQERVVVEGINMIKKAVRQSQQVRQAGIVTQPGPVHVSNVMLVCPNCDAATRVAHRRTSEGRGVRVCRKCKKDIDE; from the coding sequence ATGCATGTCAAGCAAGGCGACGAGGTACTCGTGATCGCGGGCAAGGACCGGTCGCGCAAGGGGCGTGTACGGCGCGGCAAGGTGCTCGAGGTCCGACCCGATCAGGAGCGCGTCGTGGTCGAGGGCATCAACATGATCAAGAAGGCAGTGCGCCAGTCGCAGCAGGTGCGGCAGGCCGGCATCGTGACCCAGCCGGGTCCGGTGCACGTCTCCAACGTCATGCTGGTGTGCCCGAACTGCGACGCCGCCACTCGCGTCGCGCACCGGCGGACGAGCGAGGGCCGGGGCGTACGCGTGTGCCGCAAGTGCAAGAAGGACATTGACGAGTAG
- the map gene encoding type I methionyl aminopeptidase: MLGRSRHPKVPRKTEQDLAIMARAGAIAAAALQAAAAAVRPGISSLELDQVAEEAIRAAGAEPSFKGYRGYPGSLCVEINDVVVHGIPRDSEIVREGDIVGLDVGAYYGGFHGDTATTVAVGAVSAEAQRLMGVTEEALWVGIRHAVPGALLGDVSRAIQEFVEGQGFSCVRDLVGHGIGRQMHEPPQVPNFYEPRQFAESDLLLRPGMVLAIEPMVNAGTYELRCDQDRWTMRTADGRLSAHFEHTVAITKEQPLILTDLEGHSA; the protein is encoded by the coding sequence ATGTTGGGTCGCTCGCGGCACCCGAAGGTGCCTCGCAAGACTGAGCAGGATCTGGCGATCATGGCCCGAGCCGGGGCCATCGCAGCCGCCGCGTTGCAGGCGGCAGCCGCCGCCGTCCGGCCGGGCATCAGTAGCCTGGAGTTGGATCAGGTTGCCGAAGAGGCGATTCGCGCGGCGGGCGCTGAGCCGAGCTTCAAGGGCTACCGAGGCTACCCGGGGTCGCTGTGCGTGGAGATCAATGATGTCGTCGTCCACGGCATCCCGCGTGACAGCGAGATCGTGCGCGAGGGCGACATTGTGGGGTTGGATGTGGGGGCGTACTACGGCGGCTTCCACGGGGATACGGCCACGACGGTGGCGGTCGGAGCAGTCAGCGCCGAAGCGCAGCGATTGATGGGCGTGACGGAAGAGGCGCTGTGGGTCGGCATCCGGCACGCGGTTCCCGGGGCACTGTTGGGTGACGTGTCGCGCGCCATTCAGGAGTTCGTCGAGGGCCAGGGGTTCAGTTGCGTGCGCGACCTGGTGGGTCACGGCATTGGGCGGCAGATGCATGAGCCGCCGCAGGTCCCGAACTTCTACGAGCCGCGCCAGTTCGCGGAGAGCGACCTGCTCCTGCGTCCCGGCATGGTCCTGGCGATCGAGCCGATGGTGAACGCGGGAACCTATGAGTTGAGGTGCGATCAGGATCGGTGGACGATGCGCACCGCCGACGGGCGGCTCAGTGCGCACTTCGAGCATACCGTGGCCATCACGAAAGAGCAGCCGCTTATCCTGACAGACTTGGAAGGCCATAGCGCATGA